The following coding sequences lie in one Halorarum halophilum genomic window:
- a CDS encoding carbohydrate ABC transporter permease — MTESTPSANRLASLSISDTSVRNALLHVVMYGAAFLFVLPYLWMISTSLMTREDAIASGMNWIPNPVSVGSYMQLFTGSLILEWTINTILIASVTTLLVLLCDSMIAFALTRLDWPGQRYVLGLIIASFMVPGFVNIIPLYSLISELGLINNYLAVILPFVAGPLGVFLLVQFFRDIPYELQEAAQLDGFSTVRIYTHVILPLSKSILSALGLFIFVWSWNQFLWPLIVLQNEAAYTLPIGIVVLRDTFTYQPSLTMASAILASGPLFVVFLLLQEQLIAAVEMQGVT, encoded by the coding sequence ATGACTGAATCGACACCCTCGGCGAACCGGCTCGCATCGCTCTCGATCAGCGACACCAGCGTCCGTAACGCGCTGTTGCACGTCGTCATGTACGGGGCCGCGTTCCTGTTTGTGCTCCCCTACCTCTGGATGATCTCGACGTCGCTCATGACGCGCGAGGACGCTATCGCCTCCGGGATGAACTGGATCCCGAACCCCGTCTCGGTCGGGTCCTACATGCAGCTGTTCACGGGCTCGCTGATCCTCGAGTGGACGATCAACACCATCCTCATCGCGTCGGTCACGACGCTGCTCGTGTTGCTCTGTGACTCCATGATCGCGTTCGCGTTGACGCGGCTGGACTGGCCGGGCCAGCGGTACGTCCTCGGGCTCATCATCGCGAGCTTCATGGTGCCGGGATTCGTCAACATCATCCCGCTGTACTCGCTCATCTCCGAGCTCGGGCTGATCAACAACTACCTTGCGGTCATCCTGCCGTTCGTCGCGGGACCGCTCGGCGTGTTCCTGCTGGTGCAGTTCTTCAGGGACATCCCGTACGAGCTCCAGGAGGCGGCCCAGCTCGACGGCTTCTCGACGGTGCGCATCTACACGCACGTCATCCTCCCGCTGTCGAAGTCGATCCTGTCCGCGCTCGGGCTGTTCATCTTCGTCTGGAGCTGGAACCAGTTCCTCTGGCCGCTCATCGTCCTCCAGAACGAGGCCGCCTACACCCTCCCGATCGGGATCGTCGTCCTCCGGGACACGTTCACCTACCAGCCGTCGCTGACGATGGCCTCGGCCATCCTCGCGTCGGGGCCGCTGTTCGTGGTGTTCCTGCTGCTCCAGGAGCAGCTCATCGCGGCCGTCGAGATGCAAGGGGTAACCTAG
- a CDS encoding carbohydrate ABC transporter permease — protein MSVTERVDAIRRLVSSENRSRKELIEGVLFSLPYLAIFVVFLLYPLVMGGYMSLFDWNAITPAESTFIGLENYTTMFADPAFWNALGNTLYFVAITVPGIVVVALGLALGVNRDIKGKGILRTVFFSPYILTVSVASIVWIDLYSTQYGVINHYLGMVMSNPPQWLQSRLFAMPALAIMTMWWLAGFSFVILLSARQSVPEYLYEAARLDGAGSWRMFRDVTLPQIRHAIFFVIIINLVWGFQVFGQPYIMTGGGPGKTTETLVMYLYQAAFNQRSFGYAAAVGYVLTGILVVVSIANYYFLGGSND, from the coding sequence ATGTCAGTCACAGAACGGGTGGACGCGATCAGACGGCTGGTGAGCTCTGAGAACCGCTCGCGGAAGGAGCTGATCGAGGGGGTCCTCTTCTCGCTCCCGTACCTCGCCATCTTCGTCGTGTTCCTGCTGTACCCGCTGGTGATGGGCGGGTACATGAGCCTCTTCGACTGGAACGCGATCACGCCGGCCGAGTCCACGTTCATCGGGCTCGAGAACTACACGACGATGTTCGCGGACCCGGCCTTCTGGAACGCGCTGGGCAACACCCTGTACTTCGTCGCGATCACCGTTCCCGGGATCGTCGTCGTCGCCCTGGGGCTCGCGCTCGGCGTCAACCGCGACATCAAGGGGAAGGGCATCCTCCGGACGGTGTTCTTCAGCCCGTACATCCTGACGGTCTCGGTTGCGTCCATCGTCTGGATCGACCTGTACTCGACGCAGTACGGCGTCATCAACCACTACCTGGGGATGGTCATGTCGAACCCGCCCCAGTGGCTCCAGTCCCGCCTGTTCGCGATGCCCGCGCTCGCGATTATGACGATGTGGTGGCTGGCCGGGTTCAGCTTCGTCATCCTGCTCTCGGCGCGCCAGAGCGTGCCGGAGTACCTCTACGAGGCGGCCCGCCTCGACGGCGCGGGCTCGTGGCGGATGTTCAGGGACGTCACCCTCCCCCAGATCCGACACGCCATCTTCTTTGTGATCATCATCAACCTCGTCTGGGGGTTCCAGGTGTTCGGACAGCCATACATCATGACGGGCGGCGGGCCGGGGAAGACGACCGAGACGCTCGTCATGTACCTGTACCAGGCCGCGTTCAACCAGCGGAGCTTCGGCTACGCCGCGGCCGTCGGCTACGTGCTGACGGGGATCCTGGTCGTCGTCTCCATCGCGAACTACTACTTCCTCGGAGGCTCCAATGACTGA
- a CDS encoding ABC transporter substrate-binding protein: MLSNSNDCGQDSDSSQSGGQGGRTGSKRRRFIEGVGVTGAAALAGCFGIGGGGGNGGGGGGGGGGGGSGDIELSYWTLFTGGDGAVMKSIIDKFNEEQPVEGVTINRQRTPWDEHYNRLFTSMTGGNAPDLAISHASYLRRFQDTLTDISDHISSDDYVETIWNACTLDGSQYAVPMDSHPVGLYYNQDIMDEAGVSPPFQNFSEFEEACNAIKENTDALPFTPDPYWGGGGGFRQWFMSVKQLGGNVFNDDMSEAVFDEGPGLSAMEYYASVSGEREWDKADTSEDRGTVGFENQEIAMTVNGTWYVGVMREVDFNWGFQKPRITPNASQLATTADSHTIIVPASSDASDERVQKAVAAAEWITQENPSWGTEAGHLPAYNPILNGDALQNSDLWDKTLKKYTEMAQEDQLAYWPQLPNADLYAASNWTWFTDGYAHNVSPKEAVQQGVKTWNSNL, from the coding sequence ATGCTATCGAATAGCAATGATTGTGGGCAGGATAGTGACAGCTCCCAGTCGGGGGGGCAGGGAGGTCGAACCGGCTCGAAGCGGCGCCGGTTCATCGAAGGGGTCGGCGTAACGGGTGCGGCCGCGCTCGCCGGCTGTTTCGGAATCGGCGGCGGTGGCGGAAACGGCGGCGGCGGTGGCGGCGGTGGCGGTGGCGGCGGAAGTGGCGACATCGAACTCAGCTACTGGACGCTGTTCACCGGCGGCGACGGCGCCGTTATGAAGTCGATCATCGATAAGTTCAACGAGGAACAACCGGTCGAGGGCGTCACCATCAACCGCCAGCGGACGCCGTGGGACGAACACTACAACCGGCTGTTCACGTCGATGACCGGCGGGAACGCCCCCGACCTGGCGATCTCGCACGCGTCGTACCTCCGACGGTTCCAGGACACGCTGACGGACATCAGCGACCACATCTCCTCGGACGACTACGTCGAGACCATCTGGAACGCTTGTACGCTCGACGGGAGCCAGTACGCCGTACCGATGGACTCCCACCCGGTCGGCCTGTACTACAACCAGGACATCATGGACGAGGCGGGCGTCTCGCCGCCGTTCCAGAACTTCTCCGAGTTCGAGGAGGCGTGCAACGCCATCAAGGAGAACACGGACGCGCTACCGTTCACGCCCGACCCGTACTGGGGCGGCGGCGGCGGCTTCCGGCAGTGGTTCATGTCGGTCAAACAGCTCGGCGGGAACGTGTTCAACGACGACATGAGCGAGGCGGTGTTCGACGAGGGGCCCGGCCTGTCGGCGATGGAGTACTACGCTAGCGTCTCCGGCGAGCGCGAGTGGGACAAGGCCGACACCTCCGAGGACCGGGGGACGGTGGGGTTCGAGAACCAGGAAATCGCCATGACGGTCAACGGCACGTGGTACGTTGGCGTGATGCGCGAGGTGGACTTCAACTGGGGCTTCCAGAAGCCCCGCATCACGCCGAACGCCTCCCAGCTAGCGACGACGGCCGACAGCCACACCATCATCGTTCCGGCGAGCTCCGACGCGAGCGACGAACGGGTCCAGAAGGCGGTCGCCGCCGCGGAGTGGATCACCCAGGAGAACCCCTCGTGGGGGACGGAGGCGGGCCACCTTCCGGCGTACAACCCCATCCTGAACGGCGACGCGCTCCAGAACTCCGACCTCTGGGACAAGACGCTGAAGAAGTACACGGAGATGGCCCAGGAGGACCAGCTCGCCTACTGGCCCCAGCTCCCGAACGCCGACCTCTACGCCGCCAGCAACTGGACCTGGTTCACCGACGGCTACGCGCACAACGTCTCGCCGAAGGAGGCGGTCCAGCAGGGCGTGAAGACCTGGAACTCCAACCTGTAG
- a CDS encoding ABC transporter ATP-binding protein, with translation MSEVQFDDVRKVYDGDIVAVEGFNLDIEDGEFVTIVGPSGSGKSTLLRLLAGLEDITDGEISIGDRVVNDVPAQDRDVAMVFQNYALYPHMNVRKNMSYGLKLTSDLSKAEINERVENAAEMMGIESQLEKKPSALSGGQQQRVATGRAIVREPAVFLMDEPLSNLDAKLRAHMRTELQRLQDDLETTTVYVTHDQEEALTMSDRVVILDQGELQQVGTPDEVFNEPANLFVADFVGSPSMNFFDVRLAGNTLESEAFSYDVSGEVADRIRDRATTDDLVLGIRPEHVTFAERGDDNVISAILDVHEPVGDDNYFYLQSNDVEFRMRTMGDFAFAEGDEILVTFDESKMHIFDRNSGNNVMTDTGRTTSRTHEPTVQQT, from the coding sequence ATGAGTGAGGTTCAGTTCGACGACGTCCGGAAGGTATACGACGGGGACATCGTGGCAGTCGAGGGGTTCAACCTGGATATCGAGGACGGGGAGTTCGTCACGATCGTCGGCCCGTCCGGGTCCGGCAAGTCCACGCTGCTCCGGCTCCTCGCCGGTCTCGAGGACATCACCGACGGGGAGATCTCCATCGGCGACAGGGTGGTGAACGACGTGCCCGCGCAGGACCGGGATGTCGCGATGGTGTTCCAGAACTACGCTCTCTACCCGCACATGAACGTCCGGAAGAACATGTCCTACGGGTTGAAGCTCACCTCGGACCTCTCGAAGGCCGAGATCAACGAGCGGGTCGAGAACGCGGCCGAGATGATGGGGATCGAGAGCCAGCTGGAGAAGAAGCCGAGCGCCCTCTCCGGCGGCCAGCAACAGCGCGTCGCGACAGGCCGCGCCATCGTCCGCGAGCCCGCCGTGTTCCTGATGGACGAGCCACTGTCGAACCTCGACGCCAAACTCCGGGCACACATGCGGACCGAACTCCAGCGCCTCCAGGACGACCTGGAGACGACGACGGTGTACGTGACCCACGATCAGGAGGAGGCGCTCACCATGAGCGACCGGGTGGTCATCCTCGACCAGGGCGAACTCCAGCAGGTGGGGACGCCCGACGAGGTGTTCAACGAGCCGGCGAACCTCTTCGTCGCGGACTTCGTCGGGAGCCCCTCGATGAACTTCTTCGACGTCCGGCTCGCCGGGAACACGCTGGAGAGCGAGGCGTTCTCCTACGACGTGAGCGGCGAGGTCGCGGACCGGATCCGGGACCGGGCGACGACCGACGACCTCGTCCTCGGCATCAGGCCCGAGCACGTGACGTTCGCCGAGCGAGGGGACGACAACGTGATCTCCGCGATCCTCGACGTCCACGAACCCGTCGGCGACGACAACTACTTCTACCTCCAGTCGAACGACGTCGAGTTCCGGATGCGCACGATGGGCGACTTCGCCTTCGCGGAGGGCGACGAGATCCTCGTCACCTTCGACGAGTCGAAGATGCACATCTTCGACCGGAACAGCGGCAACAACGTGATGACCGACACCGGCCGGACGACGTCGCGGACGCACGAACCCACGGTCCAGCAGACCTGA
- a CDS encoding fumarylacetoacetate hydrolase family protein → MQYYQVDTPDVGLVVRADDRTYDLGTSDTPVESFRELANASRLSGTGLTEITERLTSSAEELPATGIEDDLVRPLSPDEVWAAGVTYEISEAAREEESDRPDVYMDVYNSDRPELFFKATASRTVGPGEQVGIRSDSTWDVPEPELGIVLYRGETVGYTIGNDMSSRSIEGENPLFLPQAKVYDRCCSLGPGITPVDAVPDPHDLTMNMTITRDGESLYDDGTSTAKMHRTCEELVSYFTRHNAVPELAVLMTGTSLVPEDDFTLREGDTVTISIDSLGELVNEVTVV, encoded by the coding sequence ATGCAGTATTACCAAGTCGACACGCCGGACGTTGGACTGGTCGTCAGAGCCGACGACAGGACGTACGATCTCGGGACGTCGGACACCCCTGTGGAGTCCTTCCGCGAACTCGCGAACGCCTCGCGGCTGAGCGGGACCGGCCTGACCGAGATTACCGAACGACTCACGTCATCCGCGGAGGAGCTCCCGGCGACGGGGATCGAGGACGACCTCGTCCGACCGCTCTCGCCGGACGAGGTGTGGGCCGCGGGCGTCACCTACGAGATCAGCGAGGCGGCGCGCGAGGAGGAGAGCGATAGGCCGGACGTGTACATGGACGTGTACAACTCGGACCGCCCGGAGCTCTTCTTCAAGGCGACCGCGAGCCGGACCGTCGGACCCGGTGAGCAGGTCGGCATCCGAAGCGACTCCACCTGGGACGTCCCCGAGCCGGAGCTCGGTATCGTCCTCTACCGGGGCGAGACGGTCGGGTACACCATCGGAAACGACATGAGCAGCCGGTCGATCGAGGGCGAGAACCCGCTGTTCCTGCCGCAGGCCAAGGTGTACGACCGCTGCTGTTCGCTCGGACCCGGAATCACGCCGGTCGACGCAGTGCCCGACCCGCACGACCTCACGATGAACATGACCATCACCCGCGACGGCGAGTCCCTGTACGACGACGGGACCTCGACCGCGAAGATGCACCGGACGTGCGAGGAGCTGGTCTCCTACTTCACGCGCCACAACGCGGTGCCGGAGCTCGCGGTGCTGATGACCGGGACGTCGCTCGTCCCCGAGGACGACTTCACGCTCCGCGAGGGCGACACCGTCACGATCTCGATCGACTCCCTCGGCGAGCTCGTGAACGAGGTCACGGTCGTCTAG
- a CDS encoding glycoside hydrolase family 127 protein translates to MTDSERAPLRRLPLTAVTIDDDFWSPRREVNRDVTVDHQYEQLEAGGCLDNFRRAAGDGGEFEGMWFEDSDAYKWIEAASYAQASEPTPERRERLDRVVSLVAAAQEPDGYLDTYFQLVEPDRKWTNLAMMHELYCAGHLIEAAVAHHEVTGGTSLLDVALALADHVDGVFGPDGRDGVPGHEGIELALVELSRVTGERRYLDLAEFFVDRRGAPDSRLKWETLNLDEIAGSADVDEGTRSVFLDDDGAHDRRYAQDHAPLRQQSTAEGHAVRAMYLYSGATDLLLAGAGDEELREALERLWENVTTRRSYVTGGIGPERAHEGFTDDYDLPNATAYAETCAAVGSVMWNERMARLTGESRFVDALETALYNGFLAGVSLDGTEFFYENPLESDGDHHRAGWFDCACCPPNVARLLASLERYVYAAGDGAAYVDLFVEGWADVDIGGTAVTLSQWTDYPWDGDVTVEVEAVDGSAGTAEFDLNLRLPGWCDDPSLAVNGDPVPIDATGGYATLDRKWRAGDTVALSLPMPVERLVAHPEVEADAGRVALRRGPLVYCLEGVDNDRPLHHLRVPTDSDVTAEFDEDLLGGVTVLSGDAVAPRVEEWADELYRPADDCEVESASFTAVPYYAWDNREASAMRVWVDAAKGR, encoded by the coding sequence ATGACCGACTCCGAACGAGCGCCGCTTCGACGGCTTCCCCTAACGGCGGTCACCATCGACGACGACTTCTGGTCGCCGCGGCGGGAGGTCAACCGCGACGTCACCGTCGACCACCAGTATGAGCAGCTGGAGGCGGGCGGCTGCCTGGACAACTTCCGGCGGGCCGCGGGCGACGGCGGCGAGTTCGAGGGGATGTGGTTCGAGGACTCGGACGCCTACAAGTGGATCGAGGCGGCGAGCTACGCACAGGCGAGCGAGCCGACGCCTGAGCGGCGTGAACGCCTCGACCGCGTCGTCTCCCTCGTCGCTGCCGCACAGGAACCGGACGGCTACCTCGACACGTACTTCCAGCTCGTCGAACCCGACCGGAAGTGGACGAACCTGGCGATGATGCACGAACTGTACTGCGCCGGCCACCTCATCGAGGCCGCTGTCGCCCACCACGAGGTCACCGGCGGGACGTCGCTGCTGGACGTCGCCCTCGCCCTCGCCGACCACGTGGACGGGGTCTTCGGGCCGGACGGGCGCGACGGCGTCCCCGGCCACGAGGGGATCGAACTCGCGCTCGTCGAACTCTCCCGCGTCACCGGCGAGCGGCGCTACCTCGACCTCGCGGAGTTCTTCGTCGACCGGCGGGGCGCGCCCGACTCGAGGCTAAAGTGGGAGACGCTGAACCTGGACGAGATCGCCGGCTCTGCCGACGTCGACGAGGGAACCCGGTCGGTGTTCCTGGACGACGACGGCGCGCACGACCGCCGGTACGCCCAGGACCACGCGCCCCTCCGCCAGCAGTCGACCGCCGAGGGCCACGCCGTCCGAGCGATGTACCTCTACAGCGGCGCCACGGACCTCCTGCTGGCGGGTGCGGGCGACGAGGAACTCCGCGAGGCGCTCGAACGCCTCTGGGAGAACGTGACCACCAGACGGTCGTACGTCACCGGCGGCATCGGCCCGGAGCGCGCACACGAGGGGTTCACCGACGACTACGACCTCCCGAACGCGACCGCCTACGCCGAGACGTGCGCCGCCGTCGGGAGCGTCATGTGGAACGAGCGGATGGCGCGGCTCACCGGCGAGTCACGCTTCGTCGACGCGCTCGAGACGGCGCTGTACAACGGCTTCCTCGCGGGCGTCTCGCTCGACGGGACGGAGTTCTTCTACGAGAACCCGCTGGAGAGCGACGGCGATCACCACCGCGCGGGCTGGTTCGACTGCGCCTGCTGTCCGCCGAACGTCGCCCGCCTGCTCGCCTCGCTCGAACGGTACGTGTACGCCGCGGGCGACGGTGCCGCGTACGTCGACCTCTTCGTGGAGGGGTGGGCCGACGTCGACATCGGCGGGACGGCGGTGACGCTCTCCCAGTGGACGGACTACCCCTGGGACGGCGACGTCACCGTCGAGGTCGAGGCCGTCGACGGGTCGGCGGGAACGGCCGAGTTCGATCTTAACTTGCGCTTACCCGGGTGGTGTGACGACCCGTCGCTCGCGGTGAACGGCGACCCCGTCCCGATCGACGCGACCGGCGGCTACGCCACGCTCGACCGCAAGTGGCGCGCGGGCGACACCGTCGCGCTCTCGCTCCCGATGCCGGTCGAGCGACTCGTCGCCCACCCCGAGGTCGAGGCGGACGCCGGTCGCGTGGCGCTCCGGCGGGGTCCGCTGGTGTACTGCCTGGAGGGCGTCGACAACGACCGACCGCTCCACCACCTGCGGGTTCCAACCGACTCCGACGTCACGGCCGAGTTCGACGAGGATCTGCTCGGCGGGGTGACGGTCCTCTCCGGCGACGCCGTCGCGCCCCGGGTGGAGGAGTGGGCGGACGAACTCTACCGACCGGCGGACGACTGCGAGGTGGAGTCGGCGTCGTTCACGGCCGTTCCGTACTACGCCTGGGACAACCGGGAGGCGTCGGCCATGCGGGTCTGGGTCGACGCGGCGAAGGGGCGGTAG
- the xacF gene encoding 2,5-dioxovalerate dehydrogenase — protein MTDTERNYVDGIWTESETGETFDVENPADPSEVVTRYQQSNEADAEEAVEAAAAAQAEWERTPGPERGAVLRETGNILADRKDELTDLLIAEEGKARPEAAGEVQRAIDIFYYYAGKAADLGGTVKSPSAADKTLYTRKEAVGVAALVTPWNYPIAIPAWKLAPALAAGNSVVLNPASDAPGVVVALAEALDEAGLPDGVLNVVTGPGSVVADTFVGHDDVDAVSFTGSGKTGRIVYDKATDSGKRVQTELGGKNPTIVSETADPAEAAEIVASGGFGTTGQSCTACSRAIVHDDVYDEFVDELVAEAEAIDIGPGTDHEMGPQVNQDELDSTLEYIDVAETEGATLETGGGQPEGDELGDGYFVEPTVFTDVESDYRIAQEEVFGPVVAVIRVSDFEEAMTVANDVDYGLSASIVTDSHSEANRFIDDIEAGVAKVNEKTTGLELHVPFGGFKQSSSETWREQGDAGMEFYTIEKTVYDGY, from the coding sequence ATGACGGACACAGAACGGAACTACGTCGACGGGATCTGGACGGAGAGCGAGACGGGGGAGACGTTCGACGTCGAGAACCCGGCGGACCCGAGCGAGGTCGTGACCCGCTATCAGCAGTCGAACGAGGCCGACGCCGAGGAGGCCGTCGAGGCCGCCGCGGCAGCACAGGCCGAGTGGGAGCGCACCCCCGGCCCCGAGCGCGGGGCCGTACTCCGGGAGACGGGGAACATCCTCGCCGACCGCAAGGACGAGCTGACCGACCTGCTCATCGCCGAGGAGGGGAAGGCCCGGCCCGAGGCGGCCGGCGAGGTCCAGCGCGCCATCGACATCTTCTACTACTACGCGGGGAAGGCCGCGGACCTCGGCGGCACCGTCAAGAGCCCGAGCGCCGCCGACAAGACGCTGTACACCCGCAAGGAGGCCGTCGGCGTCGCCGCGCTCGTCACCCCCTGGAACTACCCGATCGCCATCCCCGCCTGGAAGCTCGCGCCAGCGCTCGCGGCCGGTAACTCGGTCGTGCTCAACCCGGCCTCGGACGCCCCCGGCGTCGTCGTCGCCCTCGCGGAGGCCCTCGACGAGGCCGGCCTCCCCGACGGCGTCCTCAACGTCGTCACCGGTCCCGGCAGCGTCGTCGCCGACACGTTCGTCGGCCACGACGACGTCGACGCCGTGTCGTTCACCGGCAGCGGGAAGACCGGCCGGATCGTCTACGACAAGGCCACCGACTCTGGAAAGCGGGTCCAGACCGAACTCGGCGGCAAGAACCCGACCATCGTCTCCGAGACCGCGGACCCCGCCGAGGCGGCGGAGATCGTCGCGTCCGGCGGCTTCGGCACGACGGGCCAGTCCTGTACGGCCTGTTCCCGCGCCATCGTCCACGATGACGTGTACGACGAGTTCGTCGACGAACTCGTCGCCGAGGCCGAGGCCATCGACATCGGGCCCGGCACCGACCACGAGATGGGGCCGCAGGTGAACCAGGACGAACTGGACTCGACGCTCGAGTACATCGACGTCGCGGAGACCGAGGGCGCCACACTCGAGACCGGCGGCGGCCAGCCGGAGGGCGACGAACTCGGTGACGGCTACTTCGTCGAGCCGACCGTGTTCACCGACGTCGAGTCTGACTACCGCATCGCCCAGGAGGAGGTGTTCGGCCCGGTCGTCGCGGTCATCCGCGTGAGCGACTTCGAGGAGGCGATGACGGTCGCCAACGACGTCGACTACGGCCTCTCGGCCTCCATCGTCACCGACAGCCACTCCGAGGCCAACCGCTTCATCGACGACATCGAGGCGGGGGTCGCCAAGGTGAACGAGAAGACCACCGGCCTGGAGCTCCACGTCCCCTTCGGCGGGTTCAAGCAGTCCTCCAGCGAGACCTGGCGCGAACAGGGTGACGCCGGGATGGAGTTCTACACCATCGAGAAGACCGTCTACGACGGCTACTGA
- a CDS encoding alpha-N-arabinofuranosidase produces MADARVTVHTEAGIDEIAPEMHGHFSEHLGRCVYDGLWTADGAGDGEFREDVVSLLADLEIPVLRWPGGCFADDYHWEDGVGPQEDRPRRRNLFWAQGRDEIPEESNRFGTDEFLQLCERIGTEPYLAANIGSGDPQEAADWVEYCNYDGNTELADRRRENGHEEPYGVRYWGLGNENWGCGGQMTPEQYAREYRRYATYVGSMDNLMLDHDLELIACGFEGHEWNRRFMEEIGHTAWGVDFPLDHLTLHHYYGREMTVADADEDQYDRFLAEALEMDEHIERIAAAINAVATTRDIGVIIDEWGAWHLDAVASNGLEQPGTVLDALSAAAVLDVFNHHSDVMTMSNIAQTVNVLQCLVETDGDDAWARPTYHVFDLYAPHKGNEAVRTSVDTPARELEDDELPLVGASASIDGDGTYVTVTNLDCREGHTVEVRLEGAAPADGDVDANVLFAEHDPDVEVDADNADEFGAEELDVSIDDDGTLTADLAPSTVAGISVR; encoded by the coding sequence ATGGCAGACGCACGTGTCACAGTTCACACTGAGGCGGGTATCGACGAGATAGCGCCGGAGATGCACGGCCACTTCTCCGAGCACCTGGGCCGGTGTGTCTACGACGGGCTCTGGACCGCCGACGGCGCCGGCGACGGCGAGTTCCGCGAGGACGTCGTCTCGCTCCTCGCGGACCTCGAGATCCCCGTCCTCCGCTGGCCCGGCGGGTGTTTCGCGGACGACTACCACTGGGAGGACGGCGTCGGTCCCCAGGAGGACCGGCCGCGCCGACGGAACCTCTTCTGGGCGCAGGGGCGCGACGAGATCCCCGAGGAGTCCAACCGCTTCGGCACCGACGAGTTCCTGCAGCTGTGCGAGCGGATCGGGACCGAGCCGTACCTCGCGGCGAACATCGGCTCGGGGGACCCGCAGGAGGCCGCCGACTGGGTGGAGTACTGCAACTACGACGGCAATACGGAGCTCGCGGACCGCCGCCGGGAGAACGGACACGAGGAGCCCTACGGCGTGCGCTACTGGGGGCTCGGCAACGAGAACTGGGGCTGCGGCGGGCAGATGACGCCCGAGCAGTACGCGCGGGAGTACCGCCGGTACGCGACCTACGTCGGGTCCATGGACAACCTGATGCTCGATCACGACCTCGAACTCATCGCCTGCGGCTTCGAGGGTCACGAGTGGAACCGGCGCTTCATGGAGGAGATCGGCCACACCGCCTGGGGCGTCGACTTCCCGCTCGACCACCTCACGCTGCACCACTACTACGGGCGGGAGATGACCGTCGCCGACGCCGACGAGGACCAGTACGATCGGTTCCTCGCCGAGGCCCTCGAGATGGACGAGCACATCGAGCGGATCGCGGCGGCGATCAACGCGGTGGCGACGACCCGCGACATCGGCGTCATCATCGACGAGTGGGGCGCGTGGCACCTCGACGCCGTCGCGTCGAACGGGCTCGAACAGCCGGGGACCGTCCTCGACGCGCTGTCGGCGGCGGCCGTCCTCGACGTCTTCAACCACCACAGCGACGTGATGACGATGTCCAACATCGCCCAGACCGTCAACGTGCTCCAGTGCCTCGTGGAGACCGACGGCGACGACGCCTGGGCGCGACCGACCTACCACGTCTTCGACCTGTACGCCCCGCACAAGGGCAACGAGGCGGTCCGGACGTCCGTCGACACGCCCGCACGGGAACTTGAGGACGACGAATTGCCGCTCGTCGGCGCGTCGGCGTCGATCGACGGCGACGGGACGTACGTCACCGTCACGAACCTCGACTGCCGCGAGGGCCACACGGTCGAGGTCCGACTCGAGGGCGCGGCGCCGGCCGACGGCGACGTCGACGCGAACGTGCTGTTCGCCGAGCACGACCCCGACGTCGAGGTCGACGCCGACAACGCCGACGAGTTCGGGGCCGAGGAACTGGACGTCTCGATCGACGACGACGGGACGCTCACCGCGGACCTGGCGCCGTCGACAGTGGCCGGCATCTCCGTTCGGTAG